A genomic region of Elaeis guineensis isolate ETL-2024a chromosome 9, EG11, whole genome shotgun sequence contains the following coding sequences:
- the LOC105035454 gene encoding probable calcium-binding protein CML22, whose product MKATSGSFHPCPALTSFFFHKLGGALIKCEFPNKYRRQNQKLEKKVTEAIKQRAASRKRSFRSMNSIIMRFPHFKDGLGNIKDVFEQYDEDSNGTIDLEELKKCLSTLQVHLTEEEINGLYHYCDVDGNEGIQVNEFIILLCLIYLLMEPASATDRMSRIGSPQVEATFDAIVDAFLFLDKNGDGKIKRKDMMLAFNETTTKEKSPKHITLRRFKEMDWNKKGKVNFKEFLFSFTKWIGMDADDQESLE is encoded by the exons GATCTTTTCACCCATGTCCTGCATTgacatctttcttttttcatAAATTGGGTGGTGCACTTATCAAATGTGAGTTCCCAAACAAGTATAGGAGACAGAATCAAAAGCTTGAGAAGAAAGTAACTGAAGCCATTAAGCAGAGAGCTGCATCAAGAAAGCGATCTTTCAGGTCTATGAACAGCATAATCATGAGGTTCCCTCACTTCAAAGATGGGTTGGGAAATATAAAGGATGTATTTGAACAATACG ATGAGGACTCAAATGGAACAATTGATCTTGAAGAACTAAAGAAGTGCTTGAGTACACTTCAAGTGCATCTTACTGAGGAGGAGATAAATGGTCTTTACCATTACTGTGATGTGGATGGAAATGAGGGTATACAAGTCAATGAGTTCATTATTCTCCTTTGTCTAATCTATCTTCTGATGGAGCCTGCTTCTGCAACTGACCGT ATGTCAAGAATTGGATCACCACAGGTTGAAGCTACTTTTGATGCAATCGTGGATGCATTCCTATTTCTAGACAAAAATGGTGATGGCAAGATTAAAAGGAAGGACATGATGCTGGCATTTAATGAAACGACTACAAAGGAGAAATCACCGAAGCACATCACTTTGAGACGATTTA AAGAAATGGATTGGAACAAGAAAGGGAAGGTGAATTTCAAAGAATTCCTGTTTTCATTCACAAAGTGGATTGGAATGGATGCCGATGATCAGGAGTCCCTGGAGTGA